From a region of the Tachysurus fulvidraco isolate hzauxx_2018 chromosome 5, HZAU_PFXX_2.0, whole genome shotgun sequence genome:
- the ccdc174 gene encoding coiled-coil domain-containing protein 174 yields the protein MDKKKKQYKVTASSLVDLKAELYRKQESFKQEKLAQDAGTTPKSHNHTKKPSVWTKQNQGVSARAQKDVEKTAEEEQNLDKSRQKLEEKARLYEQMTKGDFPDEETESLYLVDFTQKIIEQKRVAQSREAENGDRDGEGSDLHVPIPPPQSTDEEWVDYVDALGRSRKCLRKDLPRFQKMDQDLQGKRVVGADRTLLSEDMRREMQREQWEREEEEQMKRPVGPVHYENIRDQEARDLGVGYFAFSQDEEQRKKQQETLDMLRSQTADQRTKRENLKEKRKALLEARLAKVKMRKMKKSKMEPGAKDEEAPAPDGAVKEEEDKPELVIGPPAPPEAVSKKVEVEIQERKDSRPGVPHVREWDRGKEFTWGQWTTQRREERDSEFAPPSLYYGDERRAGHSRFTQEGRGGKGKLAFKWSEEQKGSDQDGTQRQTQNTYSSFTAFPNQASFSQPQQTTQAPSAQTSDLDALLSFYKNSV from the exons ATggataagaagaaaaaacaatataaagtcACAGCATCGTCG CTGGTTGATTTGAAAGCAGAGCTTTACAGGAAACAGGAGTCGTTCAAGCAGGAGAAACTTGCTCAGGATGCAGGAACTACGCCCAaatcacacaaccacacaaag AAACCCAGTGTATGGACTAAACAGAACCAAGGCGTGTCTGCACGGGCTCAGAAGGATGTCGAGAAAACGGCAGAGGAGGAACAAAACTTAGACAAATCAAG GCAGAAGCTGGAGGAGAAAGCACGCCTCTATGAACAGATGACTAAAGGAGATTTTCCAG ACGAGGAGACAGAAAGTTTGTACCTGGTGGATTTTACGCAGAAGATAATCGAGCAGAAGAGAGTGGCACAGAGCAGAGAAGCCGAAAATGGAGACCGAGATGGGGAAGGATCAGACCTGCACGTCCCCATCCCACCCCCACAGAGCACAGACGAGGAATG ggtggACTATGTTGATGCGCTGGGACGATCAAGGAAGTGTTTAAGAAAAGATTTACCCCGGTTTCAGAAAATGGACCAAGATTTACAGGGCAAGCG agtggtCGGAGCTGATAGGACATTGTTGTCTGAAGACATGAGgcgagagatgcagagagagcaGTGGGAGcgggaggaagaggagcagatGAAGAGACCCGTAGGGCCCGTTCACTATGAGAACATCCGAGACCAAG aggcCAGAGATCTGGGTGTTGGCTATTTCGCTTTTTCTCAGGATGAAGAGCAGCGCAAAAAGCAACAGGAAACTCTGGATATGCTGAGATCCCAG ACCGCAGATCAGCGCACAAAGCGTGAGAACCTGAAGGAGAAGCGGAAGGCTCTGCTCGAGGCTCGACTGGCTAAAGTGAAaatgaggaagatgaagaaaagcAAGATGGAGCCCGGAGCGAAGGATGAAGAAG CTCCTGCGCCCGATGGAGCCgtgaaagaggaagaggacaaaCCCGAGCTTGTGATCGGACCTCCAGCTCCTCCCGAAGCCGTAAGCAAAAAGGTGGAGGTTGAAATCCAGGAGAGAAAAGACTCGAGGCCGGGAGTGCCACATGTCAGAGAGTGGGACAGAGGAAAAG AGTTCACCTGGGGTCAGTGGACGACTCAGCGACGGGAGGAGAGGGATTCGGAGTTTGCGCCGCCCTCTTTATACTACGGGGATGAGAGACGAGCCGGTCACAGCAGGTTTACTCAGGAAGGACGAGGGGGCAAAGGGAAACTTGCCTTCAAATGGTCTGAGGAGCAGAAGGGATCAGATCAGGACGGCACACAAAGACAAACTCAAAACACATACTCGTCTTTTACAGCGTTCCCAAACCAGGCCTCGTTCTCACAGCCTCAGCAAACGACACAAGCACCGTCTGCACAGACAAGCGATCTGGACGCTCTTTTATCCTTTTACAAAAACTCTGTTTAA
- the si:dkey-28n18.9 gene encoding uncharacterized protein si:dkey-28n18.9 isoform X2: MEGSNDQLALSVNANSIKISDVTQDGDTLTFAITSQKLNSDNGICVFRTYEDFDRLQQSLFSQEDIAGLHGVIFPPLPAKPLPSSSHTQAKALKLLGFLALGNNWQLYCKALEFYLQQVAAHSILGKSTLLPSFLSSTESPGNQRSKKSILERFSHAVEEMRKESHRDVDQFFHNERESSTNMTALFKATTEKFLDIVLANQRLSLACGHFSTSLRLCLTQDDLSVVASKIYLKLSDIMDAVKSNLDKVSENDVCTLGLGLDFESRYQEAKREMLFRRTCKLVELEAIIKNAEKAKPNKKIVMEKIQTITQKEFNLISSVAKEEIEWYHKARVIVLRDFLTRWCEKQLHTARESAALFSQHLEACRQFPV; the protein is encoded by the exons ATG GAGGGCTCAAATGATCAGTTGGCGCTGAGTGTGAACGCTAACAGCATTAAGATTAGCGACGTTACTCAGGATGGAGACACGCTAACCTTCGCCATCACATCTCAGAAG CTGAACAGTGATAATGGGATCTGCGTCTTTAGGACCTATGAAGATTTTGACCGGCTGCAGCAGAGTCTTTTCTCTCAGGAGGACATTGCAGGACTCCATGGAGTGATA TTTCCTCCTCTTCCAGCCAAACCGCTGCCTTCCAGTTCACACACCCAAGCTAAAGCTCTCAAACTCCTGG gattccTGGCTCTGGGCAATAACTGGCAGCTTTACTGTAAGGCTTTAGAGTTTTACCTGCAGCAGGTGGCAGCACACAGCATCCTGGGAAAAAGCACATTGCTGCCCAGCTTCCTCAGCAGCACAGAG TCACCCGGTAATCAGCGCAGCAAAAAGAGCATCTTAGAGCGCTTTAGTCATGCTGTGGAGGAAATGAGGAAGGAAAGTCACAGG GACGTGGACCAATTCTTTCACAACGAGAGAGAAAGCAGCACAAACATGACAGCTCTGTTTAAAGCTACCACAGAG AAATTCCTCGACATCGTGCTGGCCAATCAGA ggcTTTCTTTGGCATGTGGTCATTTCTCCACATCATTACGTCTCTGTCTTACTCAAGACGATCTGTCTGTTGTGGCCtctaa GATTTATCTGAAACTGTCAGACATAATGGATGCAGTGAAA AGCAATCTTGACAAAGTGTCTGAGAACGACGTGTGCACCTTGGGGTTGGGTTTGGATTTTGAGTCTCGCTACCAGGAGGCAAAGAGA GAGATGTTGTTCAGAAGGACCTGTAAACTAGTGGAACTGGAAGCCATTATTAAGAACGCAGAAAAGGCCAAACCCAATAAGAAAATAGTT ATGGAGAAAATTCAGACCATCACACAGAAAGAGTTTAATCTCATCTCATCAGTGGCCAAGGAAGAG ATCGAGTGGTACCATAAAGCACGTGTGATCGTGTTACGAGACTTTCTGACCCGTTGGTGTGAGAAGCAGCTGCACACAGCCAGGGAATCTGCCGCTCTCTTCTCTCAGCACCTGGAGGCTTGTCGACAATTTCCTGTCTAA
- the si:dkey-28n18.9 gene encoding uncharacterized protein si:dkey-28n18.9 isoform X1, whose product MEGSNDQLALSVNANSIKISDVTQDGDTLTFAITSQKLNSDNGICVFRTYEDFDRLQQSLFSQEDIAGLHGVIFPPLPAKPLPSSSHTQAKALKLLGFLALGNNWQLYCKALEFYLQQVAAHSILGKSTLLPSFLSSTESPGNQRSKKSILERFSHAVEEMRKESHRSPQDVDQFFHNERESSTNMTALFKATTEKFLDIVLANQRLSLACGHFSTSLRLCLTQDDLSVVASKIYLKLSDIMDAVKSNLDKVSENDVCTLGLGLDFESRYQEAKREMLFRRTCKLVELEAIIKNAEKAKPNKKIVMEKIQTITQKEFNLISSVAKEEIEWYHKARVIVLRDFLTRWCEKQLHTARESAALFSQHLEACRQFPV is encoded by the exons ATG GAGGGCTCAAATGATCAGTTGGCGCTGAGTGTGAACGCTAACAGCATTAAGATTAGCGACGTTACTCAGGATGGAGACACGCTAACCTTCGCCATCACATCTCAGAAG CTGAACAGTGATAATGGGATCTGCGTCTTTAGGACCTATGAAGATTTTGACCGGCTGCAGCAGAGTCTTTTCTCTCAGGAGGACATTGCAGGACTCCATGGAGTGATA TTTCCTCCTCTTCCAGCCAAACCGCTGCCTTCCAGTTCACACACCCAAGCTAAAGCTCTCAAACTCCTGG gattccTGGCTCTGGGCAATAACTGGCAGCTTTACTGTAAGGCTTTAGAGTTTTACCTGCAGCAGGTGGCAGCACACAGCATCCTGGGAAAAAGCACATTGCTGCCCAGCTTCCTCAGCAGCACAGAG TCACCCGGTAATCAGCGCAGCAAAAAGAGCATCTTAGAGCGCTTTAGTCATGCTGTGGAGGAAATGAGGAAGGAAAGTCACAGG agtcctCAGGACGTGGACCAATTCTTTCACAACGAGAGAGAAAGCAGCACAAACATGACAGCTCTGTTTAAAGCTACCACAGAG AAATTCCTCGACATCGTGCTGGCCAATCAGA ggcTTTCTTTGGCATGTGGTCATTTCTCCACATCATTACGTCTCTGTCTTACTCAAGACGATCTGTCTGTTGTGGCCtctaa GATTTATCTGAAACTGTCAGACATAATGGATGCAGTGAAA AGCAATCTTGACAAAGTGTCTGAGAACGACGTGTGCACCTTGGGGTTGGGTTTGGATTTTGAGTCTCGCTACCAGGAGGCAAAGAGA GAGATGTTGTTCAGAAGGACCTGTAAACTAGTGGAACTGGAAGCCATTATTAAGAACGCAGAAAAGGCCAAACCCAATAAGAAAATAGTT ATGGAGAAAATTCAGACCATCACACAGAAAGAGTTTAATCTCATCTCATCAGTGGCCAAGGAAGAG ATCGAGTGGTACCATAAAGCACGTGTGATCGTGTTACGAGACTTTCTGACCCGTTGGTGTGAGAAGCAGCTGCACACAGCCAGGGAATCTGCCGCTCTCTTCTCTCAGCACCTGGAGGCTTGTCGACAATTTCCTGTCTAA